One window of the Azospirillum sp. TSH100 genome contains the following:
- a CDS encoding MFS transporter: MTSTVETQPAHWGGVFAMSLCVFALIASEFMPVSLLTPIASSFEVSKGQAGQAIAISGAFAVLTSLCISAVAAHLDRKLLLLVLTGIMAISGTIVAIAPNYVIFMIGRALIGVVIGGFWSLSASIAMRLVPKHQLPRALAIFNGGNALATVIAPPLGAFLGSIIGWRSAFFCVVPVAVAVFLWQMVSLPAMRTERRPGSGNVFKLLRRPAIAMGMASVGLFFMGQFALFTYVRPFLETVTQVEVSALSLVLFGMGIAGVIGTGLIGAVLKEHRLYPTLIAIPVVMAAIAVILIAFGHSLATTAGVLGVWGLIGTAAPVGWWTWLARSLPQDAEAGGGLMVAVIQFAITLGAVIGGLLFDWSGYQTTFAASGMLLLTTAILTVLASRANAV; this comes from the coding sequence ATGACGAGTACCGTCGAGACGCAGCCTGCCCATTGGGGCGGTGTGTTTGCGATGTCGCTCTGCGTCTTCGCGCTTATCGCTTCGGAATTCATGCCGGTCAGCCTGTTGACGCCGATTGCCTCTTCTTTCGAGGTGAGCAAGGGACAGGCAGGGCAGGCGATCGCAATTTCCGGGGCATTCGCCGTTTTGACCAGCCTCTGCATCTCCGCGGTGGCCGCCCATCTTGACCGCAAGCTCCTGCTGTTGGTCCTGACGGGCATCATGGCGATTTCGGGCACCATCGTCGCGATCGCGCCGAACTATGTCATCTTCATGATCGGACGGGCGCTCATTGGCGTCGTCATCGGCGGATTCTGGTCGCTGTCGGCATCCATCGCGATGCGCCTCGTACCGAAGCATCAGCTCCCCAGGGCCCTGGCGATCTTCAATGGCGGCAACGCGCTCGCCACGGTGATCGCTCCTCCCCTCGGGGCTTTTCTCGGCTCGATCATCGGTTGGCGCAGTGCATTTTTCTGCGTCGTCCCGGTCGCGGTTGCCGTCTTCCTGTGGCAGATGGTCAGCCTGCCTGCGATGCGGACCGAACGCCGTCCCGGCTCAGGCAATGTTTTCAAGCTGTTGAGACGGCCGGCGATCGCCATGGGCATGGCGTCGGTCGGGCTTTTCTTCATGGGCCAATTCGCGCTGTTTACCTATGTGCGGCCGTTCCTGGAGACGGTCACGCAGGTCGAGGTCTCCGCCCTGTCGCTCGTTCTGTTCGGAATGGGCATTGCCGGCGTCATCGGCACGGGCCTGATCGGTGCTGTCCTGAAGGAGCACAGGCTTTATCCGACGCTGATCGCCATTCCCGTGGTGATGGCCGCGATCGCCGTGATCCTGATCGCCTTCGGCCACAGCCTCGCCACCACCGCCGGCGTACTGGGCGTTTGGGGGCTGATCGGAACGGCCGCGCCGGTCGGCTGGTGGACCTGGCTGGCACGCTCGCTTCCACAGGATGCGGAAGCCGGCGGCGGGCTCATGGTGGCGGTGATCCAGTTTGCGATCACCTTGGGCGCGGTCATTGGAGGATTGCTGTTCGACTGGAGCGGCTATCAGACGACCTTCGCCGCCAGTGGGATGCTCTTGCTGACAACCGCCATCCTGACGGTCTTGGCCTCGCGCGCAAACGCCGTCTGA
- a CDS encoding alpha/beta hydrolase has protein sequence MSDGIGTDSMTTHWDHHDVDRRDLLKIAGVGAAALGAASLAGAPAFAQSQDDWDKVFPRSGKVDHWKVSFRNRYGITLAGDLYLPKDRGGRRLPALVVGGPFGAVKEQSSGLYAQTMAERGFVTVAFDGSYTGESGGEPRNLASPDINTEDFMAAVDFIGLRPEVDQERIGLIGICGWGGLALNAVAVDKRVKAVVASTMYDMTRLMSKGYNDSVTLAQRTKTLEQLSRQRWADAEKGMQAYGPPYNVLTGNEAQFLVDYHDYYMTPRGYHKRAVNSGNSWTQTTPLSFMNMPILTYIKEISPRPILFIHGEKAHSLYFAQTAYANAAEPKELMIIPGANHTDLYDKVDVIPFDKLQSFFEQHLT, from the coding sequence ATGAGCGATGGAATCGGAACTGACAGCATGACCACGCATTGGGACCACCATGACGTGGATCGCCGCGACCTGCTGAAGATCGCTGGAGTTGGCGCCGCAGCCTTGGGCGCCGCTTCCCTCGCCGGCGCTCCGGCTTTCGCGCAGTCGCAGGACGACTGGGACAAGGTGTTCCCCCGGAGCGGTAAGGTCGATCATTGGAAGGTCAGCTTCAGGAACCGCTACGGCATCACCCTGGCGGGCGATCTGTACCTGCCCAAGGATCGTGGCGGCAGGCGCCTGCCGGCACTCGTCGTCGGCGGTCCGTTCGGCGCGGTCAAGGAACAATCCTCGGGTCTTTATGCACAGACCATGGCCGAGCGCGGTTTCGTCACGGTCGCCTTCGACGGATCCTACACCGGGGAAAGCGGCGGCGAGCCACGCAACCTCGCTTCGCCCGATATCAACACTGAAGACTTCATGGCGGCGGTGGATTTCATCGGCCTGCGGCCCGAGGTCGATCAGGAACGGATTGGCCTCATCGGCATTTGCGGTTGGGGCGGTCTCGCCTTGAACGCCGTTGCGGTGGACAAGCGCGTGAAGGCCGTCGTGGCCAGCACCATGTACGACATGACGCGCCTGATGTCGAAAGGCTACAACGACAGCGTGACCCTTGCACAACGCACAAAAACGCTGGAACAGCTCAGCCGGCAGCGCTGGGCGGATGCGGAAAAGGGCATGCAAGCCTATGGACCGCCCTACAATGTCCTAACGGGCAACGAAGCGCAGTTCCTGGTCGATTACCACGATTACTACATGACACCCCGTGGGTATCATAAACGTGCGGTCAACTCGGGCAACTCATGGACGCAAACGACGCCGCTGTCTTTCATGAACATGCCGATCCTGACCTATATCAAGGAAATCTCCCCGCGCCCGATCCTGTTCATCCACGGTGAAAAAGCCCATTCGCTCTATTTCGCGCAAACGGCCTATGCGAATGCAGCGGAGCCCAAGGAACTGATGATCATTCCCGGCGCGAACCACACCGACCTTTACGACAAGGTGGATGTGATCCCGTTCGACAAGCTGCAATCCTTCTTTGAGCAGCATCTTACCTGA
- a CDS encoding IS630 transposase-related protein — MAWREGQSYSDDLRSRILAAVDGGKAVRAAASVFQVSISYIYKALIRHRTTGETAANRSRGHRPRKLMPEQETVLSAHLRTHSDMMLAA, encoded by the coding sequence ATGGCATGGCGTGAGGGGCAGAGCTATTCGGACGATCTTCGATCCCGGATTCTGGCGGCGGTTGATGGCGGCAAGGCAGTGCGCGCTGCCGCCTCGGTCTTCCAGGTCAGCATCTCATACATCTACAAGGCGCTGATCCGACACCGGACCACCGGCGAGACGGCGGCCAACCGGTCACGCGGCCACCGCCCTCGCAAGCTGATGCCAGAGCAGGAGACCGTGCTTTCGGCTCATCTGCGGACGCACTCGGACATGATGCTGGCGGCCTGA
- the mnhG gene encoding monovalent cation/H(+) antiporter subunit G has translation MSNHLADLPAWAAIPAALLLLAGAGLTLIGTVGLLRFGSFYQRVHAPTLGSTLGIGCILLASMLVFSVLESRAILHEALITALMVVTTPITLMLLARAALYRDRSEGSDEVPPPPSGSATAPGLGGTGEQGV, from the coding sequence ATGAGCAACCATCTGGCCGATCTTCCCGCCTGGGCGGCCATCCCCGCCGCCCTGCTGCTGCTGGCTGGTGCCGGGCTGACCCTGATCGGAACCGTCGGGCTGCTGCGTTTCGGCAGTTTCTACCAGCGGGTCCATGCCCCGACGCTCGGCTCCACCCTGGGCATCGGCTGCATCCTGCTGGCCTCGATGCTGGTCTTCTCCGTGCTGGAATCGAGGGCGATCCTTCACGAGGCGCTGATCACGGCCCTGATGGTGGTCACCACCCCCATCACCCTGATGTTGCTGGCACGGGCCGCTCTCTACCGCGACCGCAGCGAAGGAAGCGACGAGGTGCCGCCGCCACCCTCCGGATCGGCGACAGCGCCTGGGCTGGGTGGGACGGGGGAGCAGGGAGTGTAA
- a CDS encoding K+/H+ antiporter subunit F, giving the protein MTLTLLMGTIFLTQILLVVAMAFATFRILRGPRAQDRVLGLDTLYVTATMLLLTFGIRTGSILYFEAALIIALLGFVSTAALAKFLMRGEVIE; this is encoded by the coding sequence ATGACCCTGACCCTGCTGATGGGCACCATTTTCCTGACCCAGATCCTGCTGGTCGTCGCCATGGCCTTCGCGACCTTCCGGATATTACGGGGGCCGCGGGCGCAGGACCGGGTGCTGGGGCTGGACACGCTCTATGTCACGGCGACCATGCTGCTGCTGACCTTCGGCATCCGCACCGGCAGCATCCTCTATTTCGAGGCGGCGTTGATCATCGCTCTGCTCGGTTTCGTGTCGACGGCGGCGCTGGCGAAGTTCCTGATGCGTGGCGAGGTCATCGAATGA
- a CDS encoding Na+/H+ antiporter subunit E, which produces MRQLMRRLLPYPMMTATLLAVWLLLNESMAPGSIILGGLLSLATAATLSMLDLPGGRFRRPRAALSLLGLVLVDILRSNWAVAKIILRPGSGGRVSGFVRIPLDLRAPYGLATLACIVTATPGTVWVAYDRRRNTILLHILDLVDEQEWIDTIKGRYETRLRELFE; this is translated from the coding sequence ATGAGACAGCTGATGAGGCGGTTGCTGCCCTATCCGATGATGACGGCGACGCTGCTGGCGGTATGGCTGCTGCTGAACGAGAGCATGGCCCCCGGGAGCATCATCCTGGGCGGCCTGCTGTCGCTGGCGACCGCCGCGACACTGAGTATGCTCGACCTGCCGGGCGGGCGGTTCCGCCGTCCGCGGGCCGCCCTGTCGCTGCTGGGACTGGTGCTGGTGGATATCCTGCGCTCCAACTGGGCGGTTGCGAAGATCATCCTGCGTCCGGGCAGCGGAGGCCGGGTGTCCGGCTTCGTGCGCATCCCGCTCGATCTGAGGGCGCCCTATGGGCTGGCGACGCTCGCCTGCATCGTCACCGCCACGCCCGGCACGGTGTGGGTCGCTTATGACCGGCGGCGCAACACCATCCTTCTGCACATCCTCGACCTCGTCGACGAGCAGGAGTGGATCGACACCATCAAGGGCCGCTACGAGACACGGTTGAGGGAGCTGTTCGAATGA
- a CDS encoding monovalent cation/H+ antiporter subunit D — protein sequence MSGWMDHLTIGPIVVPLLAGAVTMLIDERKRTLKAVIGMASALTLLGLAILALTIADSGTGVVRVYRLGDWPANFGIVLVLDRFAALMLVLTGILGVAALTFSLPRWQKAGAHFQSLFQFQLMGLNGAFLTGDLFNLFVFFEIMLAASYGLALHSSGLARVRAGLHYIAINLSASLLFLIGVSMIYGISGTLNMADLAGRVAGLAAEDRGLLEAGAAILGLAFLIKAGMWPLGFWLPNTYSTLGSASAAIVSILSKVGIYAVLRLWLLVFGDGAGESGGFGGAVLLVGGLLTVGFGSIAVLATQNMARLAGAVVLVSSGTLLAAIGAGRMSVTGGALFYLTSSVLAVAGFFLLIELVERGRGVGADVLAVTREAFGESDDEDADDSGGGAGVPIPATMAILGIGFLSSALLLAGLPPLSGFLAKFAILSPLLAAGPQVPATTWALLAALVLSGLATVVAMTRAGIDAFWASPAAEVPRVRVAEIAPVLLLVALNLALTIQAGPAMRYMEDTARSLHAPLDYNGAVLSGIPTVGGAR from the coding sequence GTGAGCGGCTGGATGGACCATCTGACGATCGGCCCCATCGTCGTGCCCCTGCTGGCGGGGGCGGTGACGATGCTGATCGACGAGCGGAAGCGCACGCTGAAGGCGGTGATCGGCATGGCGTCGGCGCTGACGCTGCTGGGACTGGCGATCCTGGCCCTGACCATCGCCGATTCTGGGACGGGCGTCGTCCGCGTCTACCGGCTGGGCGACTGGCCGGCGAATTTCGGCATCGTGCTGGTGCTGGACCGCTTCGCCGCCCTGATGCTGGTGCTGACCGGGATTCTGGGCGTTGCCGCCCTGACCTTCTCGCTGCCGCGCTGGCAGAAGGCGGGGGCGCATTTCCAGTCGCTGTTCCAGTTCCAGCTGATGGGGCTGAACGGCGCCTTCCTGACCGGCGACCTGTTCAACCTGTTCGTCTTCTTCGAGATCATGCTGGCGGCCTCCTATGGCCTTGCCTTGCATAGCTCCGGCCTCGCGCGGGTGCGGGCGGGGCTGCATTACATCGCGATCAACCTGTCGGCGTCGCTGCTGTTCCTGATCGGCGTCAGCATGATCTACGGCATTTCCGGCACCCTCAACATGGCCGATCTCGCCGGCCGGGTCGCCGGGCTGGCGGCCGAGGATCGCGGGCTGCTGGAGGCCGGCGCGGCGATCCTGGGCCTCGCCTTCCTGATCAAGGCGGGGATGTGGCCGCTCGGATTCTGGCTGCCCAACACCTATTCCACCCTGGGTTCGGCGTCGGCCGCCATCGTTTCGATCCTCAGCAAGGTCGGCATCTATGCCGTGCTGCGTCTGTGGCTGCTGGTGTTCGGCGACGGGGCCGGGGAGTCGGGCGGCTTTGGCGGCGCGGTGCTGCTGGTCGGCGGGCTGCTGACTGTCGGTTTCGGTTCGATCGCCGTGCTGGCGACGCAAAACATGGCGCGGCTGGCCGGGGCCGTCGTGCTGGTATCGTCCGGCACCCTGTTGGCCGCCATCGGCGCAGGCCGGATGTCGGTGACCGGCGGGGCGCTGTTCTATCTGACCAGCTCCGTCCTGGCGGTCGCCGGCTTCTTCCTGCTGATCGAGCTGGTGGAGCGTGGCCGTGGCGTCGGTGCCGACGTGCTGGCGGTGACCCGCGAGGCCTTCGGCGAGAGCGACGACGAAGATGCCGACGACAGTGGAGGGGGGGCAGGCGTTCCCATCCCGGCGACGATGGCGATCCTAGGCATCGGCTTCCTGTCCAGCGCGCTACTGCTGGCCGGCCTGCCGCCGCTGTCGGGATTCCTCGCCAAATTCGCCATCCTGTCGCCCCTGCTGGCGGCCGGGCCGCAGGTGCCGGCGACAACCTGGGCTCTGCTGGCGGCGCTGGTGCTGTCCGGTCTGGCGACGGTGGTGGCGATGACGCGGGCAGGAATCGACGCCTTCTGGGCCTCGCCCGCCGCCGAGGTGCCGCGGGTGCGGGTGGCGGAGATCGCGCCCGTCCTGCTGCTCGTCGCCCTCAATCTGGCGCTGACGATCCAGGCCGGGCCGGCGATGCGCTATATGGAGGACACCGCAAGGTCGCTGCACGCGCCGCTGGACTATAACGGTGCCGTGCTGTCCGGCATCCCCACCGTGGGAGGCGCCCGATGA
- a CDS encoding Na+/H+ antiporter subunit C, protein MELILSLGIGVLTGSGVWLLLRPRTFQVIVGLSLLSYAVNLFIFSTGGLRTGAAPILEGGRAGTLAMHADPVPQALVLTAIVIGFATTALFLVLLLAARGLTGTDHVDGKESGR, encoded by the coding sequence ATGGAACTGATCCTTTCGCTCGGCATCGGCGTGTTGACCGGCTCCGGCGTTTGGCTGCTGCTGCGGCCCCGCACCTTCCAGGTGATCGTCGGCCTGTCGCTGCTGTCCTATGCCGTCAACCTGTTCATCTTCTCCACCGGCGGCCTGCGCACCGGAGCGGCGCCCATCCTGGAGGGCGGCCGGGCCGGGACGCTGGCCATGCATGCCGACCCGGTGCCGCAGGCGCTGGTGCTGACCGCCATCGTCATCGGCTTCGCCACCACCGCCCTGTTCCTCGTCCTGCTGCTCGCCGCCCGCGGTCTGACCGGCACGGACCATGTCGACGGAAAGGAGAGCGGCCGGTGA
- a CDS encoding monovalent cation/H+ antiporter subunit A, translated as MPDALPLLIALLLPFAGAAAAGLLPTHARNAAAYLAGGVTLIGLAMVWAAYPTVSAGGVLRHSVGWMPSLGLDFSLRMDGFAWLFAGLVFGVGVLVVVYARYYMAAEDPVPRFFAFLLAFMGSMTGVVLSGNLIQIAFFWELTSLFSFLLIGYWHHTAAARDGARMALTVTATGGLCLFAGVLILGHIVGSYDLDAVLAAGDRIRSHPLYLPALVLILLGALTKSAQFPFHFWLPHAMAAPTPVSAYLHSATLVKAGIFLMARLWPVLAGSEAWFWIVGSAGLATLLLGAYIAIFQHDLKGLLAYSTISHLGLITLLLGLNSELAMVAAIFHVINHATFKASLFMAAGIIDHETGTRDIRRLSGLNRFMPFTARLALIAAGAMAGVPLLNGFLSKEMFFAEALSAKDPLPVFFDVLPVAAMVASAFSVAYSLRFIHGTFFGPDPVDLPHKPHEPPAWMRFPVEVLVLACIVIGILPAATVGPYLDMAARAALGAATPDYSLAVWHGFNLPLLMSMAAFAAGLILYRLLQSHLAKGIEGPPLIRGLEGRRMFERTMVFLSWRLARTAEGLLGTRRLQPQLRLVVVAAVLAAGWTVWLRGVGPGNLAPSGIDPVLALIWLLGAACALGAAWQAKFHRLAALILLGGTGLVVCVTFVWFSAPDLALTQLLVEVVTTILLLLGLRWLPKRLDIPGSRGAEVVTLTRRLRDLGIAAAAGAGMAGLAFGVMTRFPPELLARHFLELAYSDGGGTNVVNVILVDFRGFDTMGEIAVLGVVAMTAYALLRRFRPAADSVDVTEQQRDQSAFDASRPDRKDGDTVADWLFIPSLIARLLFPVILLVALFLLLRGHDLPGGGFAAGLTVAIAMILQYMFGGIQWVETRLRVLPMRWMGIGLLLAAGTGLGAWVAGRPFLTSYFAYSQIPVLGKIPVASALLFDIGVFALVVGATILILIALARQSLRGHRAAAPRQPEVPAVPEPVPTAMGETAVGDD; from the coding sequence ATGCCCGACGCACTCCCGCTCCTGATCGCTCTCCTTCTGCCGTTTGCCGGTGCGGCCGCCGCCGGCCTGCTGCCCACGCATGCGCGAAACGCAGCGGCGTATCTGGCCGGAGGCGTGACGCTGATCGGGCTGGCGATGGTGTGGGCGGCTTATCCGACGGTCTCGGCGGGTGGCGTGCTGCGTCATTCCGTCGGCTGGATGCCGTCGCTGGGGCTGGATTTCTCCTTGCGGATGGACGGCTTCGCCTGGCTCTTCGCCGGGTTGGTGTTCGGGGTGGGCGTGCTGGTGGTGGTCTATGCCCGCTACTACATGGCGGCCGAGGATCCGGTGCCGCGCTTCTTCGCCTTCCTGCTGGCCTTCATGGGGTCGATGACCGGGGTGGTGCTGTCGGGCAACCTGATCCAGATCGCCTTCTTCTGGGAACTGACCAGCCTCTTCTCCTTCCTGCTGATCGGTTATTGGCACCACACCGCCGCCGCCCGCGACGGCGCGCGGATGGCACTGACGGTCACGGCGACCGGCGGGCTCTGCCTGTTCGCTGGCGTGCTGATCCTCGGCCACATCGTCGGCAGCTACGATCTGGACGCCGTGCTGGCGGCTGGCGACCGCATCCGGTCGCATCCTCTCTATCTGCCGGCCCTGGTGCTGATCCTGCTCGGCGCGTTGACCAAGAGCGCCCAGTTCCCCTTCCATTTCTGGCTGCCCCATGCAATGGCGGCGCCGACCCCGGTGTCGGCCTATCTGCATTCGGCGACGCTGGTGAAGGCGGGCATCTTCCTGATGGCGCGGCTGTGGCCGGTGCTGGCGGGCAGCGAGGCATGGTTCTGGATCGTCGGTTCGGCGGGCCTCGCCACGCTGCTGCTCGGCGCCTACATCGCCATCTTCCAGCATGACCTGAAGGGGCTGCTGGCCTATTCCACCATCAGCCATCTCGGCCTCATCACCCTGCTGCTTGGCTTGAATAGCGAGCTGGCGATGGTGGCGGCGATCTTCCACGTCATCAATCACGCGACCTTCAAGGCCTCGCTGTTCATGGCCGCCGGCATCATCGACCATGAGACGGGGACGCGCGACATCCGGCGGCTGTCGGGCCTGAACCGCTTCATGCCCTTCACCGCCCGCTTGGCCCTGATCGCCGCCGGTGCCATGGCGGGCGTGCCTCTGCTCAATGGCTTCCTGTCGAAGGAGATGTTCTTCGCCGAGGCTCTCTCCGCCAAGGATCCGCTGCCGGTCTTCTTCGACGTTCTGCCGGTTGCCGCGATGGTGGCGAGCGCCTTCAGCGTCGCCTATTCCCTGCGCTTCATCCACGGCACCTTCTTCGGGCCTGACCCGGTCGACCTGCCGCACAAGCCGCACGAGCCGCCGGCCTGGATGCGCTTTCCGGTCGAGGTTCTGGTGCTGGCCTGCATCGTCATCGGCATCCTGCCGGCCGCCACCGTCGGCCCCTATCTCGACATGGCCGCCCGTGCCGCTCTGGGTGCGGCGACGCCGGACTACAGTCTCGCGGTCTGGCACGGCTTCAATCTGCCGCTGTTGATGAGCATGGCCGCCTTCGCCGCCGGGCTGATCCTCTACCGGCTGCTGCAGAGCCATCTCGCCAAGGGGATCGAGGGGCCGCCACTGATCCGCGGCCTGGAGGGGCGGCGGATGTTCGAGCGGACGATGGTCTTCCTGTCCTGGCGCCTTGCCCGTACCGCCGAGGGGCTGCTCGGCACCCGCCGCCTGCAACCGCAGCTGCGGCTGGTGGTGGTCGCCGCCGTGCTGGCCGCCGGCTGGACGGTGTGGCTGCGCGGGGTGGGGCCGGGCAATCTGGCGCCGTCCGGCATTGATCCGGTGCTGGCGCTGATCTGGCTGCTGGGGGCCGCCTGCGCGTTGGGTGCGGCCTGGCAGGCGAAGTTCCACCGGCTGGCGGCGCTGATCCTGCTGGGCGGAACCGGGCTGGTCGTTTGCGTGACCTTTGTCTGGTTCTCCGCCCCCGACCTCGCTTTGACCCAGCTGCTGGTGGAGGTGGTCACCACCATCCTGCTGCTGCTGGGCCTGCGCTGGCTGCCCAAACGGCTGGACATTCCCGGCAGCCGTGGGGCGGAGGTGGTCACCCTGACCCGCCGTCTGCGCGACCTTGGCATCGCCGCCGCCGCCGGGGCCGGCATGGCGGGCCTCGCCTTCGGGGTGATGACACGCTTCCCGCCCGAGCTGCTGGCCCGCCATTTCCTGGAACTGGCCTATAGCGACGGTGGCGGCACCAATGTCGTGAATGTCATCCTGGTCGATTTCCGCGGCTTCGACACCATGGGCGAGATCGCCGTACTGGGGGTGGTGGCTATGACCGCCTATGCGCTGCTGCGCCGCTTCCGGCCGGCGGCGGACAGCGTCGACGTCACCGAACAGCAGCGTGACCAGAGCGCCTTCGACGCTTCGCGGCCCGACCGCAAGGACGGCGACACGGTGGCCGACTGGCTGTTCATCCCGTCGCTGATCGCGCGGCTGCTGTTCCCGGTGATCCTGTTGGTCGCGCTGTTCCTGCTGCTGCGTGGCCATGACCTGCCGGGCGGCGGCTTCGCCGCGGGCCTGACCGTCGCCATCGCCATGATCCTGCAATACATGTTCGGCGGCATCCAGTGGGTGGAGACGCGGCTGCGCGTGCTGCCGATGCGCTGGATGGGCATCGGCCTGCTGCTGGCCGCCGGTACCGGGTTGGGCGCCTGGGTGGCGGGGCGGCCGTTCCTCACCAGCTATTTCGCTTATTCGCAGATACCGGTGCTGGGCAAGATCCCGGTGGCGAGCGCCCTGCTGTTCGACATTGGCGTCTTCGCCCTGGTGGTCGGCGCCACCATCCTGATCCTGATCGCGCTGGCCCGCCAATCGCTGCGCGGCCACCGTGCCGCCGCACCGCGCCAGCCGGAGGTTCCGGCGGTGCCTGAACCGGTGCCAACCGCCATGGGAGAGACTGCCGTGGGAGACGACTGA
- a CDS encoding PTS sugar transporter subunit IIA, with amino-acid sequence MTITDYFSATDVILDAVAGNKASLLDQLAAEAAERSGRPAPEILEALQAREKIGSTALGRGVALPHTELADLAAPVVLFARLQRSVDFDARDDEPVDLVFLALWPASNRKGLLAAMAEICGALRDPQSLRRLRGAKTPDDAAQIVLQAVAQDEDGQDSNDATPGF; translated from the coding sequence ATGACCATCACTGATTACTTTTCCGCGACAGACGTCATCCTCGATGCCGTCGCCGGGAACAAGGCGTCGCTGCTCGACCAGTTGGCGGCTGAGGCGGCCGAACGCAGCGGCCGGCCAGCGCCGGAGATCCTCGAGGCCTTGCAGGCGCGGGAGAAGATCGGCTCCACCGCGCTCGGCCGGGGCGTGGCGCTTCCCCATACGGAGCTTGCCGATCTGGCGGCTCCGGTCGTGCTCTTCGCCCGTCTCCAGCGCTCGGTCGACTTCGACGCGCGCGACGATGAGCCGGTCGACCTCGTCTTCCTGGCGCTGTGGCCGGCATCGAACCGGAAGGGGCTGCTGGCGGCGATGGCGGAAATCTGCGGGGCGCTGCGCGATCCGCAGTCGCTGCGCCGGCTGCGCGGGGCGAAGACGCCCGACGACGCAGCACAGATCGTCCTCCAGGCCGTTGCCCAGGATGAAGACGGCCAGGACAGCAACGATGCGACGCCAGGCTTCTAA
- a CDS encoding universal stress protein gives MMASLKRILLATDLEPKSDRALERAVQLAQWFDAELTALHIIDGNGGRYGCLPLHHIESELQLRIQAARGGDGIRAQAVAVRGDAVEHRVAGYAGLWRPDLLVVGLHQRDRVADLFLASTVERIAIADGTPMLIVRDKPLQPYRRALVPVDFSERSQPSVEGARMLMAEGCLHLLHVADLPETSALDKAQVEHDFRTVLGLWGDGPPDAPEVGTILLPGSPTRRIVQLARQGSYDLVAMGSARRSGVSRALLGSTASEVIDALPCDVLIGGVALEAGRSPASPSSAGSCRPDPDGPNGEPDDHH, from the coding sequence ATGATGGCAAGCCTAAAGCGCATTCTGCTGGCAACCGACCTGGAGCCGAAATCGGACCGCGCCCTGGAGCGCGCCGTCCAGCTCGCCCAGTGGTTCGACGCGGAGCTGACGGCGCTGCATATCATTGACGGCAACGGCGGGCGCTATGGTTGCCTGCCGCTGCACCATATCGAAAGCGAACTGCAACTCCGCATCCAGGCCGCGAGGGGCGGGGACGGCATCCGGGCGCAGGCGGTCGCGGTGCGTGGCGATGCGGTGGAACACCGGGTTGCCGGTTATGCCGGGCTGTGGCGGCCCGACCTTCTGGTGGTGGGCTTGCACCAGCGCGACCGGGTGGCCGACCTGTTCCTGGCCTCTACCGTCGAGCGCATCGCGATCGCCGACGGGACGCCGATGCTGATCGTGCGCGACAAGCCGCTCCAGCCCTATCGGCGGGCGCTGGTGCCGGTCGATTTCTCCGAACGGTCCCAGCCGTCGGTGGAGGGCGCGCGGATGCTGATGGCGGAAGGATGTCTCCACCTTTTGCATGTCGCCGACCTGCCGGAAACATCGGCACTGGACAAGGCACAGGTCGAGCACGACTTCCGGACAGTGCTGGGACTCTGGGGGGATGGGCCGCCGGATGCACCAGAGGTGGGTACGATCCTCCTCCCTGGCTCCCCGACCCGGCGTATCGTCCAGCTCGCACGGCAGGGATCGTATGATCTGGTCGCAATGGGCTCTGCCCGGCGCAGCGGTGTTTCGCGCGCTCTGCTGGGCAGCACGGCGTCGGAGGTGATCGACGCGCTGCCCTGCGACGTGCTGATCGGCGGCGTGGCTCTGGAGGCCGGCCGGTCGCCGGCGTCCCCATCGTCCGCCGGATCCTGCCGTCCCGACCCAGATGGCCCCAATGGAGAACCGGATGACCATCACTGA